TAGAAAAAAAGTTTTAATTTTGAATTCTTGGAATTTAAATTTAAGATTTTAGAAAACATAGGAAAAAAAATGAGTATTAATTTTAAAGAATTAGCAAATAAATATGGTACACCTTATTATGTATATGATTTTGATTATATTACAAATCAATACAATGAATTAAAAACAGCTTTTAAAGCTAGAAAATCATTAATTGCTTATGCTGTAAAAGCAAACTCAAATTTGAGCGTAATAAAACATTTGGCTAATCTTGGTGCAGGCGCAGATTGTGTGTCTATTGGTGAAGTTAAAAGGGCTTTAAAAGTTGGTATTGAACCATATAAAATCATTTTTTCAGGTGTTGGAAAAACAGATGATGAGATTAGACAGGCTTTAGAGTTTGGAATTTTAATGATCAATGTAGAGAGTGCTGCTGAGTTAGACAGAGTTGAAGTTATAGCAAAAGAGCTAGGAAAAGTAGCAAGAATCTCTATTCGAATTAATCCAAACATTGACCCCAAAACACATCCATATATCTCAACAGGTCTGCATGAGAATAAATTTGGTGTAGATATTGACACGGCAAAACGAATGTACATCCAGTGTAAAAACTCTGATAATTTAGAACCAACTGGTATACATTGTCATATAGGTTCGCAATTAACACAGTTACAGCCAATAAAAGAATCAGTACAAATTATTGCTGATTTAGTAAGAAATCTTGCTGCAATTAAAATTGAACTCTCTTTTATAGATATTGGTGGTGGGTTAGGTATCATATATGATGATGAAAAACTTATTGATACAAATGAATATGCTCAAACTGTTTTAGAAACAATGTTTGGTCTTGATATAACTGTTGTTTGTGAACCAGGAAAATTTATTGTTGGGAATTCGGGTACTTTTATAACAAAAGTATTATATGAGAAAGTAAATGGTGAAAAAAGATTTGTTATTGTTGATGGAGCTATGAATGATTTGATTAGACCTTCTTTATACAATGCATACCACAAAAGTGAAGTTTTAAATGATAATAAAGAGTTTAGCGCTTGTAATTTAGTTGGTCCAGTTTGTGAGAGTGGAGATTTTTTTGCAAAAAATGTACAGCTTCCTAAAACACAACACAATGACTTAGTAGCAATTTATAGTGCTGGAGCTTATGGATTTTCAATGAGTTCTAACTATAATACAAGAGGAAGAGTTGCTGAAATTGCTGTTGAAAATGGTGAAGACAGACTTATAAGAAAAAGAGAGACGTTTGAAGATTTAATCACTTTAGAAGAAGAGTTTATTAAATAAGGGTGATGATGAAGGGATATTTTATAGATGTTCAAGGCACACTCATTGATGACATTGAAAGATTACCCATCAATGGTGCTATTGAATTTTTAGAGACAGTAAACACTCAAAATATTCCTTATGTCGTAATTACGAATAACACCAAACATAAAAGCGATGAGTTTCTACAAAGTTTAAAAGAAAAAGGCCTACCCGTACAAACCTATACGGACCCTTTTTCACTTTTAAAAGCCAATTTGCCTGAACACAAAGTCGCTGCTTTTGGAACACAAGAGTTTCTAAATATTGTGCAATCAATGGGATATGAGTTGGAGTATGAACAACCTGAAGCGTTGTTGGTCTCGATTAAAAAAGAGTACACCAATGAAGATTATGCGTTGATGATTGAGTGTGGATTAAAAGCCAACAATCTTGTAGGGATGCATGAAACCTCATTGTATTCTAAAGATGGAAAACGTTATCCTGGTGTAGGTGCTATTATGCAGATGATTAAATTTGCAGTGAATAAAGAGTATAAAGTGGTGGGGAAACCAAGCTTTACTTTTTATGAGAGTGCTCGAGCGATGCTGGGTTTAAAGTTTGATGAAATCACTATCATTTCAGATGATATGATAGGGGATTTAGTGGGAGCAAAAAACTTAAAACTGAAAACTTGTTTGGTCTTAAGTGGAAAAATTAAAGATGAAAATGAAATACTGCATACTTTAAATAAGAGTCAACACCCTGACTTTATCTGTAAAGATATGGCAGAAGTATTAGAACATTTTAAAAAAGGTGAACTATGAATAATGAAGAGGGTTTAAAAGAGTTACGTGATAAACTGGATGCTCTTGATGATAAAATCTTAGATTTAATCAATGAACGAATGGAAGTGGTTCATCAAGTGGGTGTTTTAAAAGCCCACAGTGGTGGCGCAATCTATCGACCTGAACGAGAAAAAGAGATCATCAAACGTTTAGAAAAACGCAACAATGGCTTACTCAATAATGCAGCCATTGAGGCTCTTTTCTTAGAGATATTTGCCATTTCTAGAAATCTTGAGTTACCTGAAAACATCGCTTTTTTAGGACCAGAAGGAAGCTTTACACATCAAGCTGCTGAGATGCGTTTTGGTGCGATGAGTTCTTATATTTCTATTGGTTCCATCAAAGGGGTGTTCAGGGAAGTGAGCACTAAAAAAGCAAAATTTGGGGTTATTCCTATTGAGAACTCTTCAAATGGAATTGTCAGTGACACCATTAATTGTTTGACCAATTACAATCTTAAAATCATTGCAGAGGTGATTTTAGATATTCACCACACCTTAGCAACAACATGCGATAAAGTGAGTGACATAAAAAAGATTTACTCAAAAGACATCGCGTTTGAACAGTGCAGTAAATTTCTAGAGAATTTTGGTTTAGATGAGGTGGAGCATATTCCCATTGAATCAACAACCAAAGCCGCCAAATTGGCTTTAGCTGAACCCAATGCAGCAGCTATTTGCTCTCATGTGGGTGCGAAGATGTACAGTCTGCCTATTTTGTTTGAGAACATTGAAGACAAAGACAATAATAAAACACGATTTTTTATCATCAGTGATTTTGAAAATGCACAAAGTGGCAATGATAAAACATCGATTTTGGCTAAATTACCAAATACTCCTGGAGCATTGGTGGACTTTTTGAGTGATTTTGATAAAGCAGGCATTAACTTAACAAAAATCAAATCACATATCGTGCAAGGAGATTCGATCTTTTTTATCGATTTTGATGGGCATAAAAATGATGAGAATGTACAAACAATATTTAAAAAACATGAAGCAAGTATTAAATTTTTAGGGTCATACGTTAAAGAAGCGGATGACATTTAATTCAAAGGATAATGAAAATGAATTTTAACAGTGTTTTAGATGATGTAAAAATCTACGAAGCAGGAAAACCAATTGAGTTGGTTGTAAGAGAGTATGGCGTTAAAGAGTCAGATATTGTGAAACTGGCTTCCAATGAGAACCCATACGGAACTTCACCAAAAGTTGCAAAACGTATTGCAGAGATTTCAAAAAATATGTTCATGTACCCAGATGATTCTATGTACGAATTAAAAGAGGGATTGGCTTCGAAATTTAAAGTAGCAAGCAACAATATTGTGATTGGTTCTGGAAGTGACCAAGTCATTGAGTTTTGTGTGCATGCTAAATGTACAAAAGATTCGAAAGTTATCATGTCTAAAACCACATTTGCCATGTATGAAATCTATGCCAAACAAACAGGTGCAACCGTATTAAAAACACCGGATGATGAGCACAATTTAGAGCAGTTTTCCAAACTTTATAAAGAAAATGGGGCAGATATTATTTTCTTATGTTTACCCAACAACCCATTAGGTGAGTGTGTGGATAAAGAGGATGTGTATAACTTTTTAAAAGAGGTGAGTGAAGAGACACTGGTCATTGTAGATGGAGCGTATCAAGAGTATGCTGCATTTAAAGATGCTAACAAAGCGATTGATCCAAGTGATTTAATTCACACTTTTCCTAATGCAATCTATTTAGGAACGTTTTCTAAAGCGTATGCACTTGGAGGAATGAGAGTCGGGTATGGAATTGCGAATGCTGAAATCATTAAAATATTGCACAAATTACGACCGCCATTTAATATCTCAACGCTTTCATTGGCTGCAGCCATTGAAGCACTCAAAGATGAGAGTTTTGTACAAGAGTGTATCGCTAAAAATTTTGAAGAGATAGGTGCGTATGAAACCTATGCCAAAGAGAAAGGGTTGGATTATATTCCAAGTTATACCAACTTTATCACTCTGAAATTGCCCGTTGAGTATATCTCAGCGCAAGTTGCTCAAGAGCTTTTAGAAAAAGGAATCATCATTCGAGATTTAACCTCATATGGTTTAAATGCCATTCGAATCACCATTGGAAGAAAAGAGCAAAACAAAAGAGTAATTGCACTGTTAGATGAAGTATTAAACAACTTAAGCAAAGCAAAGGTATTCGACTAAATATCATGAATTTACACGATAAAAAGCTCAAAGAACTCGAAGAGGTATGCGCCAGTATCAGAGAACGTATCATAGATGTGGTCAGTCGTAATGGTGGACATTTTTCATCAACATTGGGAGCTGTAGAACTCACTGTAGGAATGCACTATGTTTTTGATGTAAACCGTGACCCTTTTATTTTCGATGTCTCTCATCAATGTTATCCTCATAAACTCTTAACGGATCGTTGGGAGAGCTTTGAGACAATTCGGCAATTCAATGGTTTAAGTGGCTTTACCAAACCCAAAGAGTCTCATAAAGACTATTTTGTAGCAGGACACAGTTCAACTTCTATTTCCTTAGCTGTGGGTGCAGCAAAAAGCATTGCACTGAAAAAAGAGGATCGAATGCCTGTTGTTATGATTGGCGATGGTTCAATGACAGCAGGAATGGTGTATGAAGCACTCAATGAGTTAGGGGATAGAAAATACCCAATGGTGATTATTTTAAATGACAATGAGATGTCCATTGCTAAACCTATTGGAGCAATCAGTAAACATTTAAGTAAACTATTGGCTGGAAAGCTCTATCAAAATTTCAAAGAGAAAGTGGATCGAATGATTCGAAACCATTTTCCTGAAGGTACCACTTATTTAGCTAAAAAAATTGAAGAGAGTATGAAACTCATCACACCTGGAATTATATTTGAAGAGATGGGTGTTGATTATATAGGCCCTATTGATGGTCATGATTTAGAAGAGGTTATCTCCACATTAAAATTGGCAAAAAGTATGAAAAAACCGGTGATTGTGCATGCTAAAACTGTCAAAGGAAAAGGATACAAAGTTGCTGAAGGGCACCATGAACATTGGCATGGAGTGGGGCCATTTGATGTTGAAAGCGGTGAGTTTATTAAAAAAAGTGCCGCAAAAAGTGCCACGGCAGTCTTTGCAGAGTCTCTTTTAGAGTTAGCACATAAACATGACAACGTGGTAGGAGTAACAGCAGCCATGCCAAGTGGAACAGGTATTGATAAACTCATTGCTGCGTATCCTGAGCGTTTCTGGGACGTTGCCATTGCTGAACAACACGCGGTTACATCAATGGCTGCTATGGCAAAAGAGGGCTTCAAACCTTTTGTAACCATTTATTCAACTTTTTTACAACGAGGGTTTGATCAAATCATTCATGATGTTTGCTTGATGGATTTGCCTGTAGTTTTTGCTATTGACCGAGCGGGTATTGTCGGAAATGACGGAGAGACACATCAAGGGGCATTTGATGTTTCCTTCTTACGATTTATTCCTAACATGATTTTGTGTGCACCACGAGACAATGAAACACTCAAAATGGCGATTGAATATGGGTATGAAGCAAAAAGTCCCTGTGCCATTCGATATCCAAGAGGTGCCTTTGCATCACTTAATTATAAAGCAACCCCGTTTATCACAGGAAAAGCAGAACTTCTCAAAGAGGGGAAAAGTTCTAAACTATTCATTGGTTATGGAGCCGGGGTTTCAAAAGCACTTGAAACAGAAAACCTGCATGCAGATGATATTGCTGTTTTAGATTTGCGTTTTGTGAAACCACTTGATAAAGAGATGCTTTGTTCTTTAGCCAAAAAGTATACCAATTGGTATGTCTTTTCTGACTCTCAAAAACAAGGTGGCGTTGCCAGTGCCATCTTAGAATTGTTAAATGATGAGAAAATATGTGTAGATTTGACCACCTTTGAATATGATGATCATTTTATTCAACATGGGGATACAAAAATGGTTGAAACTTCTCTAGAACTCTTACCATCGCAGTTGGTTAAAAAAATAAAATAATTTTTTTAACCAATGCTATTTTCATGCTATTCTTCTGACTTATATAATTAATAATTACATATTATAATTTAATAACAATTAAGTAACAATCTCTTATAATCAGCTAAATCAGCTTACAGGAGAGAGAGCATGTTACACAATATCAGTACACGAAAAAAACTCTTAATTTTACCGATTCTATTTGTTGTAATACAATTTTTATCGGGAGCCATTTATTCATATTATGATCATTTAGCCGAACAAAAAACGCAAGCAGCTAATGAGACTGAACATTTTATTGCACAAGTATTAAAAGGGCGAATCTCAGTTTATCAATTTTTACGAACACCTACAGATGAAAAAGCCCAAAAAGTGGTCAATGATTTTAACTCTTTGAATGAAAGTGTCGCCAATTTAAAAATACAATTGGAATTGAGTGAAAATAAAAAACTCTGTGATGAGATTATAACAGCAAGTCAAGCTTACATTGGTTATTTCAAAGAGTTTGCTTCAAAAAGAATCGATGAGTTTTCTTTGGGAGAAATAGAAGAGTCAACTGAAGTCAAAAGCATCATTTCAGAAATGGTGCAAATTGGTCTGCAATTGGAAGCAAAACTGGACGAAATTAATACAACCCTTGTACGCGCTAATGAGCAATCCAATGAACAATTAAAAACCATTCTTTCAGTTATAGGGATTACTTCCATTGCACTGTTTGTACTGATCACACTGTTGCTTGCAAATCATATTGTGAATACCTTAAAAAGTTTTCAAAATGGATTGCTTTCATTTTTTAATTATTTGAACCATGTTTCAAAAGAGGTGAAAATGCTGGATGGCAATGGAAAAGATGAGTTTGCTCAAATGTCAAAAGTGGTCAATGAAAATATTGAAAAAACACGTATGGCCATTGAAGAGGATTCTCGTTTAATTGATAATGTAAAAGATATTGTGCAAGAGGTGAAATGTGGTATTTTATATAAACAAATAGAACACGATACTCACAGTGAAAACCTGCATGAACTTAAAGTGATTTTTAATCAAATGCTCTCCATTATGGCAGAGAATATTTGCGGAGACATGAATAAGATTCAAAAAGCATTGGAGGTCTTCCACGACTTAGATTTCAGACATCGTATTCCCAATCCAACGGGTAAAACCTCGCAAGGATTAAATCAGTTGGCTGAAATCATCAATGAGATGCTGATTCAAAATAAAAAGAATGGTTTGATTTTACAGCAAAGTGCCAATAACTTGCTTCGAAATGTGGAGTCATTGAGTTTGGCATCCAATCAAGCTGCAGCAAGTCTGGAAGAGACAGCAGCTGCACTAGAAGAGATTACAAGTAATATTTCAAACAACACTGAAAATGTCGTTCGAATGGCAGACTTTGCCAATAAACTTCAAACATCAGCGAATGAAGGTGAAAAACTTGCGCAAGAGACGACCACTTCAATGGATGATATTAATCAAGAGGTGACAGCGATTCATGAAGCCATTACGGTTATTGATCAAATTGCATTTCAAACCAATATTCTCTCACTTAACGCAGCTGTAGAAGCTGCAACGGCTGGAGAAGCAGGTAAAGGATTTTCTGTGGTTGCTGGAGAGGTTCGAAACTTGGCTTCACGAAGTGCAGAAGCAGCCACTGAGATTAAAAATCTTGTGGAGTCTGCAACAC
The Candidatus Marinarcus aquaticus genome window above contains:
- the lysA gene encoding diaminopimelate decarboxylase, encoding MSINFKELANKYGTPYYVYDFDYITNQYNELKTAFKARKSLIAYAVKANSNLSVIKHLANLGAGADCVSIGEVKRALKVGIEPYKIIFSGVGKTDDEIRQALEFGILMINVESAAELDRVEVIAKELGKVARISIRINPNIDPKTHPYISTGLHENKFGVDIDTAKRMYIQCKNSDNLEPTGIHCHIGSQLTQLQPIKESVQIIADLVRNLAAIKIELSFIDIGGGLGIIYDDEKLIDTNEYAQTVLETMFGLDITVVCEPGKFIVGNSGTFITKVLYEKVNGEKRFVIVDGAMNDLIRPSLYNAYHKSEVLNDNKEFSACNLVGPVCESGDFFAKNVQLPKTQHNDLVAIYSAGAYGFSMSSNYNTRGRVAEIAVENGEDRLIRKRETFEDLITLEEEFIK
- a CDS encoding HAD-IIA family hydrolase translates to MKGYFIDVQGTLIDDIERLPINGAIEFLETVNTQNIPYVVITNNTKHKSDEFLQSLKEKGLPVQTYTDPFSLLKANLPEHKVAAFGTQEFLNIVQSMGYELEYEQPEALLVSIKKEYTNEDYALMIECGLKANNLVGMHETSLYSKDGKRYPGVGAIMQMIKFAVNKEYKVVGKPSFTFYESARAMLGLKFDEITIISDDMIGDLVGAKNLKLKTCLVLSGKIKDENEILHTLNKSQHPDFICKDMAEVLEHFKKGEL
- the pheA gene encoding chorismate mutase gives rise to the protein MNNEEGLKELRDKLDALDDKILDLINERMEVVHQVGVLKAHSGGAIYRPEREKEIIKRLEKRNNGLLNNAAIEALFLEIFAISRNLELPENIAFLGPEGSFTHQAAEMRFGAMSSYISIGSIKGVFREVSTKKAKFGVIPIENSSNGIVSDTINCLTNYNLKIIAEVILDIHHTLATTCDKVSDIKKIYSKDIAFEQCSKFLENFGLDEVEHIPIESTTKAAKLALAEPNAAAICSHVGAKMYSLPILFENIEDKDNNKTRFFIISDFENAQSGNDKTSILAKLPNTPGALVDFLSDFDKAGINLTKIKSHIVQGDSIFFIDFDGHKNDENVQTIFKKHEASIKFLGSYVKEADDI
- the hisC gene encoding histidinol-phosphate transaminase → MNFNSVLDDVKIYEAGKPIELVVREYGVKESDIVKLASNENPYGTSPKVAKRIAEISKNMFMYPDDSMYELKEGLASKFKVASNNIVIGSGSDQVIEFCVHAKCTKDSKVIMSKTTFAMYEIYAKQTGATVLKTPDDEHNLEQFSKLYKENGADIIFLCLPNNPLGECVDKEDVYNFLKEVSEETLVIVDGAYQEYAAFKDANKAIDPSDLIHTFPNAIYLGTFSKAYALGGMRVGYGIANAEIIKILHKLRPPFNISTLSLAAAIEALKDESFVQECIAKNFEEIGAYETYAKEKGLDYIPSYTNFITLKLPVEYISAQVAQELLEKGIIIRDLTSYGLNAIRITIGRKEQNKRVIALLDEVLNNLSKAKVFD
- the dxs gene encoding 1-deoxy-D-xylulose-5-phosphate synthase, which gives rise to MNLHDKKLKELEEVCASIRERIIDVVSRNGGHFSSTLGAVELTVGMHYVFDVNRDPFIFDVSHQCYPHKLLTDRWESFETIRQFNGLSGFTKPKESHKDYFVAGHSSTSISLAVGAAKSIALKKEDRMPVVMIGDGSMTAGMVYEALNELGDRKYPMVIILNDNEMSIAKPIGAISKHLSKLLAGKLYQNFKEKVDRMIRNHFPEGTTYLAKKIEESMKLITPGIIFEEMGVDYIGPIDGHDLEEVISTLKLAKSMKKPVIVHAKTVKGKGYKVAEGHHEHWHGVGPFDVESGEFIKKSAAKSATAVFAESLLELAHKHDNVVGVTAAMPSGTGIDKLIAAYPERFWDVAIAEQHAVTSMAAMAKEGFKPFVTIYSTFLQRGFDQIIHDVCLMDLPVVFAIDRAGIVGNDGETHQGAFDVSFLRFIPNMILCAPRDNETLKMAIEYGYEAKSPCAIRYPRGAFASLNYKATPFITGKAELLKEGKSSKLFIGYGAGVSKALETENLHADDIAVLDLRFVKPLDKEMLCSLAKKYTNWYVFSDSQKQGGVASAILELLNDEKICVDLTTFEYDDHFIQHGDTKMVETSLELLPSQLVKKIK
- a CDS encoding methyl-accepting chemotaxis protein yields the protein MLHNISTRKKLLILPILFVVIQFLSGAIYSYYDHLAEQKTQAANETEHFIAQVLKGRISVYQFLRTPTDEKAQKVVNDFNSLNESVANLKIQLELSENKKLCDEIITASQAYIGYFKEFASKRIDEFSLGEIEESTEVKSIISEMVQIGLQLEAKLDEINTTLVRANEQSNEQLKTILSVIGITSIALFVLITLLLANHIVNTLKSFQNGLLSFFNYLNHVSKEVKMLDGNGKDEFAQMSKVVNENIEKTRMAIEEDSRLIDNVKDIVQEVKCGILYKQIEHDTHSENLHELKVIFNQMLSIMAENICGDMNKIQKALEVFHDLDFRHRIPNPTGKTSQGLNQLAEIINEMLIQNKKNGLILQQSANNLLRNVESLSLASNQAAASLEETAAALEEITSNISNNTENVVRMADFANKLQTSANEGEKLAQETTTSMDDINQEVTAIHEAITVIDQIAFQTNILSLNAAVEAATAGEAGKGFSVVAGEVRNLASRSAEAATEIKNLVESATQKANNGKSIADKMIHGYHDLNHNISETLTLIKDIENASKEQYTGIEQINNAVAELDQQTQSNANVASETKNIAMSTQRIATVIVDNANQKEFLGKEDMDINIIEYDDSIEEEEQYRDK